GGGGAGACGCGGGAGACGGCCGACGACATGCGTGAGGGCGCGCCCCGGGACACCGGCGCCCTGGCCGAGTCGGTGCAGGAGGAGATCGACGCCGGCGGGCTGACCGGCCGGGCGGTGGCCACGGCACGGCATGCGACGTTCGTCGAGCACGGCACCGAGGACACCCCGGAACAGCCGTTCGCGCAGCCGGCCGCCGAGCGGGCCCGGCGGCGGTTCCCGCGCAGGGTGAAGAAGGAGACGGGCGTGTCGCTGCGGAAGCTGGCCCGCTGATGGCGGTCGGCTGGTCCGGCGCCGACCCGCAGGAGGCCGCCGACCCGGAAGACTACGAGCTCGGCAGCAGGCAGCAGGCGAACGAGCCGATCACCCTGACGCACGTGCGGGTGTGGGCCGGCGAGAACGAGATCGACTACCCCGGCCGGGTCGGCAAGATCTGGACCACGAGCGGGGTGCTCCTCGCCTCGGCGGTGATGCCGACCAGTCTCCCGGTGGGCTGGTCGACGCACGAACTGTCGTCACCGGTGGAGCGCCTCGCCGGCGAACAGTACGTGGTGTCCTACCCGACAGGTGGGAATTACGGGGTACTCGTCGACGCCCTGGACGACGCCGTGGTGTCGGCCGACGGTGCCGTGACGACGCTGTCCAGCGCTGCGGTGCCGAACGGTGTCTACAACGAAAACCCGGGATCGTTCCCGTCGCTGTCGGTCGGGAACTGGTACGGCGTCGACGTCGCGTACGACCTGGGTGTGGCGTCGGGGACGGCGCCGACGATCACCGCGGTGGACGTGGCGTCGGACGGTCTGCAGGTCGAGGTGACGATCACCGCGACCGACCCGGACGGCCTGGACGACGCCACCTACCGGGTCGACTGGGGCGACGGCACCACCACGTCCGGGTCGACCCCGATCCTCACGCACGCCTACGCCACGTTTGGCGTGAAGGCGATCCTGGCCCGGGTCACCGACGCCGGTGGGCTGTCCGGGTACGCGGCGGCCGCCGTCGACGTGCAGGCCGCACCCGGGGACGGGTCGCAGTCGCCGATCCACCCGGTGCAGGCCGCGATCCACGCCCGGCTGACCGGCGACAACACGCTGATGGGCATGGTCACCGGCGTGTGGGACCAGGTCCCCGAGCCGGCGGTGAAGCCGTACGTGCGGATCGGTGACCACCTGTCCATCCCGGACAACGACCATGGCGGGTTCGGCCGGAACATCACCGTCACCGTGCACGTGTGGACCGAGGCGCGGGGTAACGCCGATGGGCAGGCGATCGCCCGGCGGATCGGGGTGCTGCTGGATCACCGGCCGCGTGAGCTGACGGTGACCGGGCACCGGGTGGTGTCGATCCGCAACGAGTTCGACCAGGCGGTGCCGACCACGGACCCGCAGGTGCGTCATCACGTGATCCGGTTCCGGATCATCACATCGCAGGTAGAGGAGTAGCAGCGTGTCTGGACTTGACGCGTTCGGCACCCAGTTCAAGCGCGGGGACGGTGCCACGCCGACCGAGGCGTTCACCGCCATCGCCAACGTGACCAGCATTTCCGGGCCGGCGCGGACGCGGGAGACGATCGACGTCACCGCCCACGACAGCCCGGACGGGTGGATGCAGTTCGTCGGCAGCCTCAAGGACGGCGGCGAGGTCAGCCTTGAGATCAACTACGACCCGACCGAGGCGACGCACGACCTGGACGACGACTTCGACGACGACCAGCCGCGGAACTACCAGATCGTGATCCTGCCGGACACGGCAGACGAACACACGTGGGACCTCGCCGGCATCCTCACCGAGCTGGGCGACGAGTTCCCGTACGACGACAAGATGGGCCGCAGTCTGACCGTCAAGATCAGCGGCAAGCCGACCCTCACCCCGACCGGGAGCTGACGACCGATGACTTTCCTGAGCCGTGACCAGATCCTCGGCGCGTCCGACCGCACCTTCGAC
This portion of the Micromonospora sp. WMMD1120 genome encodes:
- a CDS encoding HK97 gp10 family phage protein, with translation GETRETADDMREGAPRDTGALAESVQEEIDAGGLTGRAVATARHATFVEHGTEDTPEQPFAQPAAERARRRFPRRVKKETGVSLRKLAR
- a CDS encoding DUF4082 domain-containing protein, with protein sequence MAVGWSGADPQEAADPEDYELGSRQQANEPITLTHVRVWAGENEIDYPGRVGKIWTTSGVLLASAVMPTSLPVGWSTHELSSPVERLAGEQYVVSYPTGGNYGVLVDALDDAVVSADGAVTTLSSAAVPNGVYNENPGSFPSLSVGNWYGVDVAYDLGVASGTAPTITAVDVASDGLQVEVTITATDPDGLDDATYRVDWGDGTTTSGSTPILTHAYATFGVKAILARVTDAGGLSGYAAAAVDVQAAPGDGSQSPIHPVQAAIHARLTGDNTLMGMVTGVWDQVPEPAVKPYVRIGDHLSIPDNDHGGFGRNITVTVHVWTEARGNADGQAIARRIGVLLDHRPRELTVTGHRVVSIRNEFDQAVPTTDPQVRHHVIRFRIITSQVEE
- a CDS encoding phage tail tube protein, which codes for MSGLDAFGTQFKRGDGATPTEAFTAIANVTSISGPARTRETIDVTAHDSPDGWMQFVGSLKDGGEVSLEINYDPTEATHDLDDDFDDDQPRNYQIVILPDTADEHTWDLAGILTELGDEFPYDDKMGRSLTVKISGKPTLTPTGS